In a single window of the Mugil cephalus isolate CIBA_MC_2020 chromosome 6, CIBA_Mcephalus_1.1, whole genome shotgun sequence genome:
- the LOC125009029 gene encoding E-selectin-like, protein MAVDLRRVMPHLMLIAVLMVFAQVGVICTFSCDEGHELQGESSMECSLQGQWSVTPPTCTAVRCLALESPENGHVNCSNSEPVYNTQCSFTCDQDFSLEGHELLTCDHHGNWTGEKPTCQAPSAPVAAVASGVAAGGTALLSGISLTLWILKRLKQRGSKFELNSNSDIDPPPQVYKNSIDSLI, encoded by the exons atGGCAGTTGATCTCAGAAGAGTCATGCCTCATCTAATGCTGATAGCTGTTCTGATGGTGTTTGCTCAAG TTGGCGTCATCTGCACTTTTAGCTGTGATGAAGGCCATGAGCTGCAAGGCGAATCCAGCATGGAATGTTCTCTCCAAGGCCAATGGAGCGTCACACCACCAACCTGCACAG CTGTAAGATGTCTGGCGCTTGAGTCTCCGGAAAACGGTCATGTGAACTGTTCAAACAGTGAGCCAGTTTACAACACACAGTGCTCCTTCACATGTGATCAAGATTTCTCCTTAGAGGGACATGAGCTGCTGACTTGTGATCATCATGGCAACTGGACAGGCGAAAAGCCCACCTGTcaag CTCCCTCAGCtccagttgctgctgttgcctCTGGTGTGGCAGCAGGGGGCACTGCCTTATTATCTGGCATCTCTCTGACTTTGTGGATCTTGAAACGACTGAAGCAGAGGGGAAGCAAGTTTGAGCTGAACAG CAACTCCGACATAGATCCACCCCCACAGGTCTACAAAAACAGCATCGACAGCCTCATTTAA
- the LOC125009028 gene encoding P-selectin-like: MEWTLIVILGCSLARNSYGWTYHYSNITLNWTEARNYCQTHYTDMVVFQSQEENDHVVKLLPQREKSPYFWIGITKNHKNESWTWVGNNSTWIGNNSWAPNEPNNNHFTEFCVEIYVNKGEKYGKWNDEKCANKKSPLCYKVQCNATSCERGRCEETIENTTCICEPGFKGERCQTARRCPPLNTTSHSSLRCSDPHGEFSFGSRCTTTCEEGFLLNGTADNECTSQGTWRTNIPLCLAVECPPLSQPYDGYLNCSGGSQGYNTTCRVKCNLGFFMIGPTAITCGATGVWSGPRPICANYKQALLAVAGCGSISTICCFCFCWMEHRKRKKLAQGRQPEEATRPPSGVQG, encoded by the exons ATGGAGTGGACCCTAATCGTCATCCTTG GTTGCTCCTTGGCTAGGAATTCCTACGGATGGACTTATCATTATTCAAACATCACCTTGAACTGGACCGAGGCCAGAAACTACTGCCAGACCCACTACACCGACATGGTGGTGTTCCAAAGCCAGGAAGAGAACGACCATGTGGTTAAACTGCtgccacagagagaaaagagcccATATTTCTGGATTGGAATCACTAAAAACCACAAGAATGAAAGTTGGACTTGGGTTGGGAATAACAGCACTTGGATTGGTAATAACTCCTGGGCGCCCAATGaacccaacaacaaccactTCACAGAGTTCTGTGTGGAGATCTACGTCAACAAAGGAGAGAAATATGGAAAGTGGAATGATGAAAAATGTGCCAATAAAAAATCCCCACTTTGTTATAAAG TCCAGTGCAACGCAACATCATGTGAAAGGGGGAGATGTGAGGAGACCATAGAAAACACAACCTGCATCTGTGAACCTGGCTTTAAGGGAGAAAGATGCCAAACAG CCAGGAGGTGTCCACCACTGAACACTACCTCCCATAGCTCCTTACGCTGCTCAGATCCTCACGGAGAGTTCAGTTTTGGTTCACGCTGCACAACAACCTGTGAGGAGGGCTTTCTTCTGAATGGGACAGCTGACAATGAGTGCACCTCTCAGGGCACATGGAGGACAAACATTCCACTTTGTTtgg CTGTTGAATGCCCCCCTCTGTCTCAGCCTTATGATGGATACCTTAACTGCTCTGGAGGAAGCCAGGGGTACAACACAACCTGTCGGGTCAAATGCAACCTAGGTTTCTTCATGATTGGCCCCACTGCTATTACCTGTGGGGCCACCGGGGTCTGGAGTGGACCAAGACCTATTTGCGCAA ACTACAAACAGGCTCTATTGGCTGTAGCTGGGTGTGGGAGCATCTCCAccatctgctgcttctgtttttgctGGATGGAGCACAGAAAaa GAAAGAAACTTGCCCAAGGAAG GCAGCCTGAGGAGGCAACACGTCCACCCAGCGGTGTGCAGGGATGA
- the LOC125009024 gene encoding P-selectin isoform X2: MMAVDLRRVMPHLMLIAVLMVFAQDFSSRGRAQAWTYNYSTDPNRRWQEARQWCQTHFTDMVAIHNQEETEFLNNLLPSHSKYYWIGIENVTGVWTWVDTNQTVPREALNWATSEPSKIPGQNCVEIYIKRDVEPGKWNNEKCTKKKGTICYTVSCRPDSCSVHGDCVETVGNYTCKCHPGFTGPRCEEAIACKPLPDLDQGSKHCFNPYGSNRFNSSCHFQCELGFSLEGVPQLQCQASGTWSNSFPLCQVEQCQVLDHTKFSDGAMSCSHPITPFSYNSTCEFSCKEGYELIGQDWIHCDHSGQWSASVPTCTVKKCPPIVFPVTGNVTCVDAVEPFSFGSQCNFTCPEGYLGDDTLTCMASGQWSKPTPTCTVVQCNSLMAPLNAYMQCQDPRKEFSYGSTCSVQCEEGFDLIGTNMTKCSSWGNWSHALPLCQAKRCNPIDSRPHGSLSCSDPNGSFRFRSRCTTTCDEGFVLNGTSSSECTSLGLWSADIPQCLAKRCPPLNSTSHGSLRCSDPHREFSFGSRCTTTCDEGFLLNGTVDTECTSQGTWRTNVPLCLAKRCPTLRPPVHGSFLCSDPHGEFSFGSQCATTCEEGFLLNGTADTECTSQGTWSKSIPECFATRCPVLSSPSHGSLVCSDPHGEFSFGSQCTTTCEEGFFLNGTADAECTSQGTWSREMPRCQARQCPLLADVPQHGKMNCSHPHSPFSYGSHCDFECSEGFRLRGASAVMCSNSGRWSRDLPTCQPVQCKTISSLSSHHSMNCSHPLGHFSFGSKCVFTCKEGFSLNGTAALLCSSTGVWSDNLPSCEGMSVGTAMLLYTGVGGASAIVILILVGLALLVMMRFKKKGNMVVSDVQWEDRDNPAFEF; encoded by the exons ATG ATGGCAGTTGATCTCAGAAGAGTCATGCCTCATCTAATGCTGATAGCTGTTCTGATGGTGTTTGCTCAAG ACTTCAGCAGCAGAGGGCGAGCACAGGCATGGACGTACAACTACAGCACAGACCCAAACCGGAGATGGCAGGAGGCCCGCCAGTGGTGCCAGACGCACTTCACCGACATGGTGGCCATCCACAACCAGGAGGAGACTGAGTTCCTCAACAATCTGCTGCCGTCTCACTCAAAATATTACTGGATAGGGATTGAAAACGTGACAGGAGTGTGGACCTGGGTAGATACTAATCAGACTGTTCCTCGAGAGGCCCTAAATTGGGCGACATCAGAGCCTAGTAAGATACCAGGTCAGAACTGTGTGGAGATTTACATCAAGAGGGATGTAGAGCCGGGCAAGTGGAACAACGAGAAatgcacgaaaaaaaaaggaaccatATGCTACACTG TCTCTTGCCGACCTGATTCCTGCAGTGTTCATGGTGACTGTGTGGAGACCGTAGGAAATTATACCTGCAAGTGCCATCCTGGTTTCACAGGTCCACGCTGTGAAGAAG CTATCGCATGCAAACCTCTGCCAGATCTGGATCAAGGTTCTAAGCACTGTTTCAATCCCTATGGGTCCAATCGTTTCAACTCTTCCTGTCATTTCCAATGTGAACTTGGCTTTTCGTTGGAGGGTGTGCCGCAGCTGCAATGCCAAGCTAGTGGAACGTGGAGCAACTCTTTTCCTCTGTGTCAAG TGGAACAGTGTCAGGTTCTGGACCACACCAAATTCAGCGATGGTGCTATGAGCTGCAGCCACCCCATCACACCTTTCAGCTACAATTCCACCTGTGAGTTCAGCTGTAAGGAAGGCTATGAGCTCATTGGACAGGACTGGATACACTGTGACCACAGTGGCCAGTGGTCTGCCAGTGTACCAACATGTACAG TGAAAAAGTGCCCCCCCATTGTCTTTCCTGTCACGGGCAATGTGACATGTGTGGACGCTGTGGAGCCTTTCTCCTTTGGCTCCCAGTGCAATTTCACCTGCCCGGAGGGCTACCTGGGAGATGACACGCTCACCTGTATGGCCTCGGGACAATGGAGCAAACCTACACCAACCTGCACAG TTGTGCAGTGCAACAGTCTAATGGCTCCACTCAACGCCTATATGCAATGCCAAGATCCTAGAAAAGAGTTCAGCTATGGCTCAACATGCAGCGTGCAATGTGAGGAGGGATTTGATCTGATTGGCACAAACATGACGAAATGTTCCTCATGGGGCAACTGGAGTCATGCACTTCCTCTTTGTCAGG CTAAGAGGTGCAATCCAATTGATTCTCGTCCTCATGGTTCTCTGTCCTGCTCTGACCCGAATGGTTCGTTCCGTTTTCGCTCTCGGTGCACGACAACCTGCGATGAGGGTTTTGTGCTGAACGGGACTTCCAGCTCTGAATGCACCTCCCTGGGCTTGTGGAGCGCAGACATTCCACAGTGCCTGG CCAAGAGGTGTCCACCACTGAACTCTACCTCCCATGGCTCCTTACGCTGCTCGGATCCTCACAGAGAGTTCAGTTTTGGTTCACGGTGCACAACAACCTGTGACGAGGGCTTTCTTCTGAACGGGACAGTTGACACAGAGTGCACCTCTCAGGGCACGTGGAGGACAAACGTTCCACTTTGTTtgg CTAAGAGATGTCCTACTCTCAGGCCTCCTGTTCATGGCTCTTTTTTGTGCTCTGATCCTCACGGAGAGTTCAGTTTTGGTTCTCAGTGCGCAACAACCTGCGAGGAGGGCTTTCTTCTGAATGGGACGGCTGACACTGAGTGCACCTCTCAGGGCACGTGGAGCAAAAGCATCCCAGAATGCTTTG CTACAAGATGCCCTGTCCTCAGCTCTCCCTCTCATGGCTCCTTAGTCTGCTCTGATCCCCATGGAGAGTTCAGTTTTGGTTCTCAGTGCACAACAACCTGTGAGGAGGGCTTTTTCCTGAACGGGACAGCTGACGCTGAGTGCACCTCTCAGGGCACTTGGAGCAGAGAAATGCCTCGGTGTCAGG CACGTCAGTGCCCTCTACTGGCCGATGTGCCTCAGCATGGCAAGATGAACTGCAGCCATCCACATTCTCCCTTCAGTTATGGCTCACACTGTGACTTTGAATGCAGTGAGGGCTTCCGGCTAAGAGGAGCATCAGCAGTGATGTGCAGCAACTCGGGCCGCTGGAGTCGAGATCTACCCACCTGCCAGC CTGTACAGTGTAAGACCATCAGTTCCTTGTCTTCACACCACTCTATGAACTGCTCTCATCCACTGGGGCATTTCAGCTTTGGCTCTAAGTGTGTGTTCACCTGTAAAGAGGGGTTCTCCTTGAACGGGACAGCAGCACTGCTTTGTTCCTCCACTGGCGTTTGGAGTGACAACCTGCCCAGCTGCGAgg GTATGTCAGTGGGGACTGCCATGTTGCTCTATACTGGTGTTGGTGGAGCCTCTGCTATTGTGATTCTCATCTTGGTGGGACTGGCTTTGTTGGTCATGATGCGATTTAAGAAGAAAG GAAATATGGTCGTATCTGACGTCCAGTGGGAGGACAGAGATAATCCAGCGTTTGAATTctga
- the LOC125009024 gene encoding P-selectin isoform X1 yields MAVDLRRVMPHLMLIAVLMVFAQDFSSRGRAQAWTYNYSTDPNRRWQEARQWCQTHFTDMVAIHNQEETEFLNNLLPSHSKYYWIGIENVTGVWTWVDTNQTVPREALNWATSEPSKIPGQNCVEIYIKRDVEPGKWNNEKCTKKKGTICYTVSCRPDSCSVHGDCVETVGNYTCKCHPGFTGPRCEEAIACKPLPDLDQGSKHCFNPYGSNRFNSSCHFQCELGFSLEGVPQLQCQASGTWSNSFPLCQVEQCQVLDHTKFSDGAMSCSHPITPFSYNSTCEFSCKEGYELIGQDWIHCDHSGQWSASVPTCTVKKCPPIVFPVTGNVTCVDAVEPFSFGSQCNFTCPEGYLGDDTLTCMASGQWSKPTPTCTVVQCNSLMAPLNAYMQCQDPRKEFSYGSTCSVQCEEGFDLIGTNMTKCSSWGNWSHALPLCQAKRCNPIDSRPHGSLSCSDPNGSFRFRSRCTTTCDEGFVLNGTSSSECTSLGLWSADIPQCLAKRCPPLNSTSHGSLRCSDPHREFSFGSRCTTTCDEGFLLNGTVDTECTSQGTWRTNVPLCLAKRCPTLRPPVHGSFLCSDPHGEFSFGSQCATTCEEGFLLNGTADTECTSQGTWSKSIPECFATRCPVLSSPSHGSLVCSDPHGEFSFGSQCTTTCEEGFFLNGTADAECTSQGTWSREMPRCQARQCPLLADVPQHGKMNCSHPHSPFSYGSHCDFECSEGFRLRGASAVMCSNSGRWSRDLPTCQPVQCKTISSLSSHHSMNCSHPLGHFSFGSKCVFTCKEGFSLNGTAALLCSSTGVWSDNLPSCEGMSVGTAMLLYTGVGGASAIVILILVGLALLVMMRFKKKGNMVVSDVQWEDRDNPAFEF; encoded by the exons ATGGCAGTTGATCTCAGAAGAGTCATGCCTCATCTAATGCTGATAGCTGTTCTGATGGTGTTTGCTCAAG ACTTCAGCAGCAGAGGGCGAGCACAGGCATGGACGTACAACTACAGCACAGACCCAAACCGGAGATGGCAGGAGGCCCGCCAGTGGTGCCAGACGCACTTCACCGACATGGTGGCCATCCACAACCAGGAGGAGACTGAGTTCCTCAACAATCTGCTGCCGTCTCACTCAAAATATTACTGGATAGGGATTGAAAACGTGACAGGAGTGTGGACCTGGGTAGATACTAATCAGACTGTTCCTCGAGAGGCCCTAAATTGGGCGACATCAGAGCCTAGTAAGATACCAGGTCAGAACTGTGTGGAGATTTACATCAAGAGGGATGTAGAGCCGGGCAAGTGGAACAACGAGAAatgcacgaaaaaaaaaggaaccatATGCTACACTG TCTCTTGCCGACCTGATTCCTGCAGTGTTCATGGTGACTGTGTGGAGACCGTAGGAAATTATACCTGCAAGTGCCATCCTGGTTTCACAGGTCCACGCTGTGAAGAAG CTATCGCATGCAAACCTCTGCCAGATCTGGATCAAGGTTCTAAGCACTGTTTCAATCCCTATGGGTCCAATCGTTTCAACTCTTCCTGTCATTTCCAATGTGAACTTGGCTTTTCGTTGGAGGGTGTGCCGCAGCTGCAATGCCAAGCTAGTGGAACGTGGAGCAACTCTTTTCCTCTGTGTCAAG TGGAACAGTGTCAGGTTCTGGACCACACCAAATTCAGCGATGGTGCTATGAGCTGCAGCCACCCCATCACACCTTTCAGCTACAATTCCACCTGTGAGTTCAGCTGTAAGGAAGGCTATGAGCTCATTGGACAGGACTGGATACACTGTGACCACAGTGGCCAGTGGTCTGCCAGTGTACCAACATGTACAG TGAAAAAGTGCCCCCCCATTGTCTTTCCTGTCACGGGCAATGTGACATGTGTGGACGCTGTGGAGCCTTTCTCCTTTGGCTCCCAGTGCAATTTCACCTGCCCGGAGGGCTACCTGGGAGATGACACGCTCACCTGTATGGCCTCGGGACAATGGAGCAAACCTACACCAACCTGCACAG TTGTGCAGTGCAACAGTCTAATGGCTCCACTCAACGCCTATATGCAATGCCAAGATCCTAGAAAAGAGTTCAGCTATGGCTCAACATGCAGCGTGCAATGTGAGGAGGGATTTGATCTGATTGGCACAAACATGACGAAATGTTCCTCATGGGGCAACTGGAGTCATGCACTTCCTCTTTGTCAGG CTAAGAGGTGCAATCCAATTGATTCTCGTCCTCATGGTTCTCTGTCCTGCTCTGACCCGAATGGTTCGTTCCGTTTTCGCTCTCGGTGCACGACAACCTGCGATGAGGGTTTTGTGCTGAACGGGACTTCCAGCTCTGAATGCACCTCCCTGGGCTTGTGGAGCGCAGACATTCCACAGTGCCTGG CCAAGAGGTGTCCACCACTGAACTCTACCTCCCATGGCTCCTTACGCTGCTCGGATCCTCACAGAGAGTTCAGTTTTGGTTCACGGTGCACAACAACCTGTGACGAGGGCTTTCTTCTGAACGGGACAGTTGACACAGAGTGCACCTCTCAGGGCACGTGGAGGACAAACGTTCCACTTTGTTtgg CTAAGAGATGTCCTACTCTCAGGCCTCCTGTTCATGGCTCTTTTTTGTGCTCTGATCCTCACGGAGAGTTCAGTTTTGGTTCTCAGTGCGCAACAACCTGCGAGGAGGGCTTTCTTCTGAATGGGACGGCTGACACTGAGTGCACCTCTCAGGGCACGTGGAGCAAAAGCATCCCAGAATGCTTTG CTACAAGATGCCCTGTCCTCAGCTCTCCCTCTCATGGCTCCTTAGTCTGCTCTGATCCCCATGGAGAGTTCAGTTTTGGTTCTCAGTGCACAACAACCTGTGAGGAGGGCTTTTTCCTGAACGGGACAGCTGACGCTGAGTGCACCTCTCAGGGCACTTGGAGCAGAGAAATGCCTCGGTGTCAGG CACGTCAGTGCCCTCTACTGGCCGATGTGCCTCAGCATGGCAAGATGAACTGCAGCCATCCACATTCTCCCTTCAGTTATGGCTCACACTGTGACTTTGAATGCAGTGAGGGCTTCCGGCTAAGAGGAGCATCAGCAGTGATGTGCAGCAACTCGGGCCGCTGGAGTCGAGATCTACCCACCTGCCAGC CTGTACAGTGTAAGACCATCAGTTCCTTGTCTTCACACCACTCTATGAACTGCTCTCATCCACTGGGGCATTTCAGCTTTGGCTCTAAGTGTGTGTTCACCTGTAAAGAGGGGTTCTCCTTGAACGGGACAGCAGCACTGCTTTGTTCCTCCACTGGCGTTTGGAGTGACAACCTGCCCAGCTGCGAgg GTATGTCAGTGGGGACTGCCATGTTGCTCTATACTGGTGTTGGTGGAGCCTCTGCTATTGTGATTCTCATCTTGGTGGGACTGGCTTTGTTGGTCATGATGCGATTTAAGAAGAAAG GAAATATGGTCGTATCTGACGTCCAGTGGGAGGACAGAGATAATCCAGCGTTTGAATTctga
- the lmx1a gene encoding LIM homeobox transcription factor 1-alpha yields the protein MVDIPVISLDVDRRAVCAGCQRLIRDRFLLRVTDGLWHEECVRCAACGEALRNSCFLRDSKLYCKRDYADLFAVRCGGCAEAISPAELVMHAGASVFHLRCFTCSVCSCRLQTGDRCILREGRLLCAREDYHRCLASPSSSDTGKSDEDEEEEEECGRVTGRRVRSEDVESKRPKRPRTILTTQQRRTFKASFEVSSKPCRKVRETLAAETGLSVRVVQVWFQNQRAKMKKLARRQQQQEQQQQQTQEQCEHPSHHTAPSCGSLATEMKHLGSSYAHIQQQQQQQQMGLTTLEQQDWDTDPFRQGLTPPQMPGDHMHPYGFKGLYGDMDRDPLCHMADSDCLSLGDSSPLTPIDRLYSMQDSYFTS from the exons ATGGTGGATATACCGGTTATATCCTTAG ATGTGGATCGGCGGGCAGTGTGTGCCGGATGCCAGCGGCTGATCAGAGACAGATTCCTGCTCAGAGTCACTGACGGCCTCTGGCACGAGGAGTGTGTGCGGTGCGCAGCGTGTGGGGAAGCGCTCAGGAACTCCTGCTTTCTGCGGGACAGCAAACTTTACTGCAAGCGGGACTATGCCGA tCTATTTGCAGTGCGCTGTGGGGGCTGTGCCGAGGCCATCTCTCCTGCAGAGCTGGTGATGCATGCAGGGGCCTCTGTGTTCCACCTGCGCTGCTTCACCTGCAGTGTTTGTTCCTGCCGCCTGCAGACTGGAGACCGTTGCATCCTCAGGGAGGGACGGCTACTGTGCGCCAGAGAGGACTACCACCGGTGTTTGGCCAGTCCTTCGTCTTCTGACACAG GTAAaagtgatgaagatgaagaagaggaggaggaatgtggGCGGGTTACGGGCAGACGAGTCAGATCAGAAGACGTGGAGAGCAAACGTCCCAAAAGGCCTCGCACTATCCTGACCACCCAACAGAGACGGACTTTTAAAGCTTCCTTTGAGGTGTCCTCCAAACCTTGCCGAAAG GTAAGGGAGACCTTGGCAGCAGAGACTGGCCTGAGCGTGCGGGTTGTGCAGGTCTGGTTCCAGAACCAAAGAGCCAAA ATGAAGAAGCTGGCCaggagacagcagcagcaggagcagcagcagcagcagacacaggaGCAGTGTGAACACCCGTCACATCACACAG cgccctcttgtggcaGTTTGGCCACTGAGATGAAGCACCTGGGGTCCTCTTATGCCcacattcagcagcagcagcagcagcagcagatgggaCTCACCACACTGGAGCAGCAGGACTGGGACACAGACCCCTTCAGACAGGGCCTGACCCCGCCACAGATGCCAGGGGATCACATGCACCCTTATG GTTTTAAAGGTTTGTACGGTGACATGGACAGAGACCCCCTGTGTCACATGGCTGACAGCGACTGCCTCTCTCTGGGTGACTCCTCTCCGCTCACTCCTATTGATCGCCTCTACTCCATGCAGGACTCATACTTCACCTCCTGA